GTGGTCCTCCAAGCCCTGAGCCGGTGGAACTACCGAGGAACCGTCCAGGGGGTCGTCTGGGCCGAGCCACTGGACGTCCGGCAGTGGAGAACCCCGAACGCGACACAGGGCTCGGTATCCGGACCCCTCGCCACCCTCCACTGACAGGGCCAGGATCCTGGGAGGGGCTGTGGAGACAAGGGAGTGAGTGTGGTTCCGGCAAAGTTCTGAGCTGGCTCCGAAGAGGTTTTGACCTACCCTCCACCCTCAGCCGGGTTCCCATCTTGTCCTCGAAGCCGACCCGGTCCCGTCCCTGGACCTCCACCCTGCAGTAGTAGCGACCGCTGTCCTGCAGGGCGGCGGCGTTGATCCGCAGCGAGAGGTCATGCTCCCTGGGGTTTCCCTCCAGCCGGTAGCGCCGATCCTGCTGGGGATCGGGTTCACAGACGGAGGCCCCGGGCCCGCTGAGGCAGCGGTACAGGACGGCGGCGCCATGGCCGTGGCCGAGACGCCATAGCACCTGAAGCGTGGAGTGCTGGTGGTGTTGCGTGTGGCTGAAGGTGCAGGGCAGCACCACCGGGTAGCCTTCCACGGCTCGGACCTCCGCCTGCACCTTTGTGTACCAGCCGTCGTCCCCGGCAACGAGCGCTGCCGGTAGAAAAACTACGTTAGCTTAAAGTTCTACTTTAAGGTTAACATGACGTAGTATTTTCTAACTTAACATAGTATTTCTAAACTTAACGTTGTTCTTTATATTTTAGCGTGAGGGTTGAAATACTTTGTTAAGATAAGTTACAATACGAAGTACAACGTTAAGTTAAGTTAGAAAGAAATGCTGTGTTTAGTTACAATACAAAATAGTACGTTAGGTTAAGTTAAGGTACGCACTGCCGACCCTGCCaaaattcaaacataaaaatgtttattaaataattgtattttgttttatcgGTTTATTCTTAGAACTAtacatgcaatgtgtgtgttattccaattgtttagatgaaaaatgtatttgttacgcaatttcaaatacaaagaaatggcAGAATAAGCTGCTTTTTACGTGGTTCCATTCTGATGCTGGACATTAActactagtgtgtgtgtgtgtgtgtgtgtgtgtgtgtctgtgtgtgttccctcgtactgatatatatacatatataatataataaatgcaTTATACTATACAGGTGTATgtgtattcatgtgtgtgtgtgcgtctcacctCCTGTAACCGAGAACAGAAGAATCAAAGTGCTGCCGACCCGACGGACATTCATGATGAGACTGATGAAGAAACAACACAAGataggaagtgtgtgtgtgtgtgtgtgtgtgtgtgtgtgattcatttGACTCAGTACCTCATggacacactgtgtgtttttccagtcTTCTTACTTCCTTACTCCATCTGAATCCAGATAAACCAGTTAAAACCAGTTGAAATCTGGTTTCTtggattttgtttctttatatttatataaaataaagagtCCAGATATTATTTACAAGGTCTAATCGCTTCACTTTGCAGCAGAACGAGTAGATGCTCCCCCTTCTATCAAATCAActattattttatcatttattgTTATCAGTATTATTGTACCTTTGATAAACTGAAATCATTTTGCAAACAGTGAAATTTGAGGCGCGTAAAGTCcagatgtaaaatataaaacaatgtgGAAGATGGAATGGTAAAACAGTTATAACATTCATATCAGTCATATGCTAAAAATGTaacgtgtgaaaagcagaatgattCCACGTTTTAATTGCAGCTGTGTGTGaagaaaggagggcgagtcCACAAAGGAACTGTGAGTTTCCCCATTTGAACCGTGTTCATATCTCCCATGTGCTCTAGTAGTTGGGATTCGAACCTCcacgtgtgtgtataaaaggtcACGGCTTtgactgctcggagacgccgtGTCCACAGAGCACCGGgacacgtgtttgtgtttctgaccTCCTGCTTgtaagcaataaatggacttttacAACTTTCATCGttcatcaagactttgttttattaaataaacattgGAAGAAATTATTCTCTTCCCCCAAActagttttattgaaatattccacaccAAAATCAATAAAGTCGTATTGCTCTGGGAAAGACCTCATTTGGACAATTGGTCTTCTCGGTTGGAGGAGTAAAAATATGGAACTGTCTTCCAACAGAATTGTTATATTCTGTTGGAAGACAGTTATATTCTGTATATTATATTGAAAATGTTATCCAATTCTTACGTTTTTATATACTTTACGTTTTTTAATAGAGGCATCAAATAACGGTTAGAGAGAGACAGCatagttcacacacacaaatccttgTACTGTGTGTACGTATCTAAACGTGTACTTATGGATGGATCTCTTTCATCTTTTCATAATTTTTATCTCCCCGTGGACAGATGTTGTAAACTAGAGTTTCACTACAAACACTAAACACAGTGCATCTGGTTATTGTCTATTATTGAATGTCACAACCCTAAAGCCGCCGTGATGTCATATCAAATCAAATAGAAAAAATCTGGTCACATGTTCATGTGTGATTCCTGGTGAACAAATCCAACGCAcatcaaatacacacatttcacaGTAGTGTTTCTTTTGTGATGTCTGCCGAGATGAAGGAGATAAAGATGGTAgacatgatgaagatgatgaagatgacgatAACACACATGGACATTTTTCAGACCAAACCGGCTTCGGCGCACATCTGATAGAAGAAACCCTGAAGACGGATCAACTCAGACGGAGAATCGATCTCTGCAATGTAGCCTCTGTCCATCACAATGACCCTGAGAtcagacagacaggcaaaggGGTGAGACACTACACAACTGTGTAGAGTGTAGTTATCTGTTCGCCATCGCACTAGTGTGTATCCCGCTAGACAATAGCCTCTACAAGACATGTAATgtcttgtatgtctaacatactaACATACTCAAGACATGTAATgtcttgtatgtctaacatactcAATTGAGTcagagagacgggatgaagagtaagagagacgggaagaagagtaagagagacgggaagagtaagagagacaggaagaagagtacaagagacgggatgaagagtaagagagacaggaagaagagtaagagagacgggatgaagagttagagagacgggatgaagagtcagtgagacgggatgaagagttagagagacgggatgaagagtcagtgagacgggatgaagagtcagtgagacgggatgaagagtcagagagacaggaagaagagtacaagagacgggatgaagagtaagagagacaggaagaagagtaagagagacgggatgaagagtaagagagacgggatgaagagtaagagagacaggaagaagagtaagagagacgggatgaagagtaagagagacaggaagaagagtaagagagacgggatgaagagtaagagagacgggatgaagagtaagagagacaggaagaagagtaagagagacgggatgaagagtaagagagacaggaagaagagtaagagagacgggatgaagagtaagagagacaggaagaagagtaagagagacgggatgaagggtaagagagacgggatgaagggtaagagagacaggaagaagagtaagagagacgggatgaagagtaagagagacgggatgaagagtaagagagacgggatgaagggtaagagagacgggatgaagggtaagagagacgggatgaagagtaagagagacaggaagaagagtaagagagacgggatgaagagtaagagagacaggaagaagagtaagagagacgggaagaagagtaagagagacgggaagaagagtaagagagacaggaagaagagtaagagagacgggatgaagagtaagagagacaggaagaagagtaagagagacgggatgaagagtaagagagacgggaagaagagtaagagagacagGATGAAGAGTAaaagagacgggatgaagagtaagagagacgggatgaagagtaagagagacgggatgaagagtaagagagacgggatgaagagtaagagagacgggatgaagagtaaaagagacgggatgaagagtaaaagagacgggatgaagagtaagagagacgggatgaagagtaagagagacaggaagaagagtaagagagacgggatgaagagtcagtgagacgggatgaagagttagagagacgggatgaagagtaagagagacaggaagaagagtaagagagacgggatgaagagtaagagagacaggaagaagagtaagagagacgggatgaagagtaagagagacgggatgaagagtcAGTGAGACGGGATGAAGACTCAGtgagacgggatgaagagtcagtgagacgggatgaagagtaagagagacgggatgaagagtaagagagacgggatgaagagtaagagagacgggatgaagagtaagagagacgggatgaacagtaagagagacgggatgaagagtaagagagacagGACGTTGGGTCATACGGACGGGACAGTCAGGAGTACAAAGTACTGATCCATCTAAAAACACTAATATTCATTATACTCGTCCATAGACCAAACATATCAGACCTGTTGTAGTCCATGATGGTGTTGAGGCGGTGAGCGATGGTCAGAACGGTACAGTCGTCAAACTGGGTTCTGATGGTGGACTGGATCAGCTGGTCTGTCTTTAGGTCCACCGCTGCTGTGGCTTCATCCAGAACCAGGATCCGGGTCTTCCTCAGCAGAGCTCTGGCTAAGCAGAGCAGCTGCCGCTGACCGAGGCTGAAACAACACggacacacacttttatttactTCTGTAAGGTGGACGACCCGCAGCCGCTTCAAGCCACAGTGTGACCGTCCTCATCGTATGACCCTTTGATCAATAACCAGGGTCTTCAACAtgttcaggccaaggacccccagagtgatggcgagatggagcagggaccccctattctacggagtttggtccgccctccgtctttagacgtgagcatgaatggatctgattgcctgtgatgtcgtatcagcttgagagctgctgtgggactgaaagacaacgtctcctccatcaattgATCCGTTTCTACAATACGTTTGATTCATgttaacaataaatacaattctcattctgaagacatttacatttgtgggggaaaaattGGTTGAATCAACCAAATATTTTGCGACCCCACTGCAGTACCTCTGCGGACCCCCTTCACgagggagacactgcagtctcgtgtcactggaaaatgggttgtgtttttttctgcttaagtcagatacatctgttgttgttgttgttgttgtttccatcatcccaacggcaggtcacgtgatctgcaggcgccttctgatcacattgtgatggactgacgtgttgtgtgagcgaggttacgcattaagagtttgtccttaatggaatttcttaggaagctgctgttctgtctgtgaGGACCCCACTTAAAGGGGGTGGGGCTTAAAGcatccagccaatcacagaggaggacaagtATTTTTACCACAAATACTATAATATTATAGACGGCAAAGCACGGCAGATAGTCAGACACttggacagacaggaagaagacTGGTGAGTATGTGGATCCACCTGAGGTTCTCGCCTCCTTCACAGCACTGATGGTTCAGTTTTTGAGGCAGCGCGGAGACGAAGCTGCTCAGGTGAGCCAGTTCCAGAGCTTTCCATAAATCCTCGTCCGAACAGACATCAAAGGGGTCAAGGTTCATTCTCAGGGAACCTGAAAATAGCACAGGGTCCTGGGGACGAAAGGTCGGAGGTCACCTCAAAGCCAACAGCCAATCAAGTGATCACTGGATCGACGTGTCCATCATTATCAGTTCCCATTGATGCAGCACTTAAGCTCACCTGAGGGATGATGGTGATCCTGGATCGGAGGTCGTGGAGGCCGATCTCAGCGATGTTGATTCCGTCGATGAAGATTCGTCCTTTCGCTGCTTCCAGAATCCTGAAGATTCCCAAAGCCAAAGAGGACTTCCCAGCCCCCGTCCTCCCAACGATGCCCACCTGCAGATGGGTGTCAGTaatcaacgctctgaagacagtggagatggttgtggatttctgaagaactgaagaaattcaacctgccaaaggcgatgatggtgcacttctacacgccCGTCACCCAAGACTCCTTTGACTTTGGGACGGGCAAAGAAGATTGAAGCGGACCCCTTTAAACCCGCTCCTTCCCTCTGCAGGAGGCCGAGTCCCCCACTGACATTTACACAGTGGTCCAACACACGATACATCTCAACGAACTCTCTGCTTCCccattacttatttatttagtcattattaataattatattgATTGATTTCCACACAGCTGTTAGCCAAACCTGCTCCACCACTAGCATCATGCTAGCTaccaagtggggggggggtgcagggaattAAATATTTGCTGGTTTTCTCCCACCCTGAAAAGATACTTGTACCATCAGAGTGGTATTCTAGCATTCTAAGAATGTTCTTTAATATCAAACCTTTTCTCGGTCCTGGATGTTGACGCAGATGTTGTTTAAAGCCCAGTCCAAATCTTTACGGTACCGCAGTCCGTAGCCCTCAAACTGCAGGTTTCCAGTCGCCGGCCAGTCTGCCGGCAGCTTGTTGCCCTCCAGGACCCAGgctgcctgggggggggggggggtcatggtaAAGAAATGAACTAGAAGACACCTGTGGGAGTTAAAGGAGGACGCAGCAGACCTCTTTGTCGGTGCTGTCGTACTCTTTGACTCGCTCCACCGACACGATGTTGTTCTCCACGTCGGTCCAGGATCGAACGATCCAGCTGAGGATCCCAGTAACCTGGCAACATGCAGGAGGAGgtcagacagacggacggaccagacagacagacggaagCTGTCGTTCTGAACCTGGAGCGAGTGGGTCACTGCTAGTCCCACGATGCCGGGGCTCAGATGATCTCGACCTCTAACCGACAGGACGGCTGCAGCCAGAACCAGAAGGTTCCCCAGAAACTCGAGATTCACCGCCAACCACCTATCAAACATGTAAATAAAGCTGTAAAACgtcaataaaatgtaaataaacatcAAATGTATACGATCAGTATTAAAGTTGGTACCTGGTGGCGACGAAGCGAGGAAAATAGGCCTCCTGGTTGCGGTCAACGCGGCGGTCGGCCTCCAGCACAAAGCGGCCCTGCTCGCCGAAGGCCCGCACCACGGCGGCGCCCTGCACCGTCTCGTTGAGGTGGCTGTAGACCGGCGAGCGGCTCACGGCCTCCAGACGCCGCAGCTGACATGAGGACGCCACGTAGAAGCTCTGAGCAGCGAGGCGAAGAGAAGAATTCGTCACCGCCCGCTCCAGGGGAACCTGGTCCACGCCCTGTGTGGGTCCTCACCTGTATGAAGATGTAGATGCaggcgagggggaggagcacCAGCCCGGTGAGGGGCGTGGCCAGCAACAGGACGACGCAGACCTCCAGGAGCTTAAAGAGGTAGCCCAGCATCATCTTCAGCCCGTCGGGGATCATGCAGTCGATGGCGTCCACCTCCTTGGAGAAGCGGTTCAGGAGGTTCCCGCTGGGCGTCGCCTCGAAGAAGGAGACGGGCGAGCGCAGCACGCTGAGGAGGAGGTCGGCGTGGAGGTGGCGGGACGCCACGATGCCGCCCAAGGCAATGGCTAGCGTGGTCCCAAACATGGCCGCACCTGAAAGACCCGAGGCGGCATGTTTAACTCGGCACGCACTagcagaacaggaagtgacagtggccacttcctgtttgactgAAATGAGAAAACTGAGAGGACAATCTGAAGAGACTTTATCAACAGGTGACCACATGAGGATGAGACGCCATATACGTCTCTGACAATCATCCTGTCGATCAGCGTGCAGCAGCTACAATGTGGGACGCGCAGTGACAACGACCAGTGTGAACATGTGATGGAtcttgacccttgacctctgacccaccCTGCGTGAGGCCCAGGGCGGCGAACACGCCCAGCCTCAGCTGGTGGCTCCGCGTGGCGTTGAGCGCCGGCTCGTCGGCCCACAGGCTCAGCCAGTAGCTGTAGGCGAGCGAGGCGGCCTGCTGGAAGGCACAGAGCAAGACGATGGCGGCGATGATGGTCGGGCCCACGGTCCGGAAGTACTCCCGGTACATCTGCAGCTTAACctgaccacagaagaagacacaACAAGCAGAGTCTTTTATTGTGGATTAATTACAAGTATTAATTACTAACTAACTGTCTCTGACCTCCAGACTCGACTACTGCACCAGCATCTCTACGGCTCCCCCAACTAAAGCCTCCACAAAGCTCGCCTGCTCACATCCACCCGGCGCCATGGACACATGAGCCGGTCCTACAGCCTCCACCGGCTCCCAGTCAGACGCAGGATGGACTCATCACCTACAAAGCCCCTCCTACCTGTCAGACCTCCTGAAGACCATCAGGACCGAGCGCCGGACCAGGGCCGACAGCTGCTGCACCCCCCCTCTGGAACGCCCCCCCATCCAAATCCACCAGGCTCCCCCCGTATCATCATTCAAACGCGCCTTCTGACGCCGACCCCCACAGGACTCAGTCTCCACTTTCTACCGTCCTAGTCttcttacatttattttattttgtatttctgtagTGTTCATGTCTGTACGTTTCCCCCTTAGATTTACAGAGTAAAGCGTCTCTGTGTACCAAGAAAAGCGCTATAAAAAACTAAAGTGTAGAATATAGGAAAATCCTAAAGAAGAAATCAAACCAAGTTCAACAAGACTTAACTCGCTAAAAGGGGACAGAGGAAGATCCAACACAGCTTGTTGGTGACCAGAGACCCTCACTAATGAGACCAGAGACCCTCACTAATGAGACCAGAGACCCTCACCAATGTGAATGTGACCAGAGACCCTCACTAATGTGAATGTGACCAGAGACCCTCACTAATGTGACCAGAGACCCTCACTAATGAGACCAGAGACCCTCACTAATGTGAATGTGACCAGAGACCCTCACTAATGTGACCAGAGACCCTCACTAATGTGACCAGAGACCCCCACTAATGTGACCAGAGACCCTCACTAATGTGAATGTGACCAGAGACCCTCACTAATGTGACCAGAGACCCTCACTAATGTGACCAGAGACCCTCACTAATGAGACCAGAGACCCTCACTAATGTGACCAGAGACCCTCACTAATGAGACCAGAGACCCTCACTAATGAGACCAGAGACCCTCACTAATGTGACCAGAGACCCTCACTAATGAGACCAGAGACCCTCACTAATGAGACcagagaccttcactaatgtgaCCAGAGACCCTCACTAATGTGAATGTGACCAGAGACCCTCACTAATGAGACCAGAGACCCCCACTAATGTGAATGTGACCAGAGACCCTCACTAATGTGACCAGAGACCCTCACTAATGAGACCAGAGACCCTCACTAATGTGACCAGAGACCCTCACTAATGAGACCAGAGACCCTCACTAATGTGACCAGAGACCCCCACTAATGTGACCAGAGACCCTCACTAATGTGAATGTGACTAGAGACCCTCACTAATGAGACCAGAGACCCCCACTAATGTGAATGTGACCAGAGACCCTCACTAATGAGACCAGAGACCCTCACTAATGAGACCAGAGACCCTCACTAATGTGACCAGAGACCCCCACTAATGTGACCAGAGACCCTCACTAATGTGAATG
This genomic stretch from Gasterosteus aculeatus chromosome 20, fGasAcu3.hap1.1, whole genome shotgun sequence harbors:
- the LOC120811159 gene encoding sialic acid-binding Ig-like lectin 15, producing MNHTHTHTHTHTLPILCCFFISLIMNVRRVGSTLILLFSVTGALVAGDDGWYTKVQAEVRAVEGYPVVLPCTFSHTQHHQHSTLQVLWRLGHGHGAAVLYRCLSGPGASVCEPDPQQDRRYRLEGNPREHDLSLRINAAALQDSGRYYCRVEVQGRDRVGFEDKMGTRLRVEAPPRILALSVEGGEGSGYRALCRVRGSPLPDVQWLGPDDPLDGSSVVPPAQGLEDHFLSVSQLREVEPGRRYTCSASNPLGKEQAALYVLPPQRLLSVGGAPPPLLFLLSLSAGAKLLLLVGVVVWMLKGGAQRGVGG